In the Leptolyngbya sp. FACHB-261 genome, one interval contains:
- a CDS encoding nuclear transport factor 2 family protein, producing the protein MSEKNKAILEAANAANAAGNYEGFLSFCTDDTKWTFVGDKTLNGKEAVRQYMAETYIEPPKFTVTNLIAEGDFVTALGDITLKDEDGKTAHYSYCDVWRFRGDKMVELKAFVIKT; encoded by the coding sequence ATGTCAGAGAAAAACAAAGCCATCTTAGAAGCGGCAAATGCGGCGAACGCTGCAGGCAACTATGAAGGATTCTTGTCGTTCTGCACCGACGACACGAAATGGACGTTTGTAGGAGACAAGACCCTTAATGGAAAAGAAGCCGTTCGCCAATATATGGCAGAGACATACATAGAGCCGCCAAAGTTTACGGTCACTAACTTAATCGCTGAGGGTGATTTCGTCACGGCACTCGGCGACATCACACTGAAGGACGAAGACGGGAAGACGGCTCATTACTCGTACTGCGATGTCTGGCGCTTTCGCGGCGACAAGATGGTCGAATTAAAGGCTTTCGTCATCAAAACCTAG
- a CDS encoding DUF4158 domain-containing protein produces the protein MPVQFLSDSDHARLNCFPQEITQADLDCFFWLSPDDYRAILGRRGDHNRLGVDLFLCCLRYLGFFPEQLSQLPRSVVRLQVRAAGQRRKNSRYLGEELFEPRSIRVHLRGYERLPAKLTEQLQ, from the coding sequence ATGCCTGTTCAGTTTCTCTCTGACTCAGATCATGCTCGCTTAAATTGCTTTCCACAGGAGATCACACAAGCCGATTTAGACTGCTTCTTTTGGTTATCTCCAGACGATTACCGTGCCATTTTAGGACGACGTGGCGACCATAATCGGCTAGGGGTTGACCTGTTTTTGTGCTGCTTACGCTATCTGGGTTTCTTTCCAGAACAGTTATCACAGCTTCCTCGCTCTGTTGTGCGGCTTCAAGTCCGCGCTGCCGGACAGCGACGAAAGAACTCGCGTTACCTCGGCGAGGAACTGTTCGAGCCGCGCTCCATTCGTGTCCACCTCCGCGGCTATGAGAGACTCCCTGCGAAACTCACGGAGCAATTGCAGTAA
- a CDS encoding zinc-dependent alcohol dehydrogenase family protein, which translates to MESMKAAVLTAFGEAEKFEIQTVPIPTLKANQVLVRVCATSINPVDYQTRRGDYKELVRLPAIIGVDVSGVIEAVGEAVTDFKVGDNVYYSPQVFGEFGSYAQYHVADAAIVALKPTNLSHIEAASLPLAGGTAWDCLVTRGNLQVGETVLIHAGAGGVGSIAIQLAKAIGAYVFATCSSRNRDFVTELGADRVIDYKNEDYVEVIRQETNGLGVDLVLDTIGGETIQRSLEIIRPFGRLVSIVDIATPQSLLKAWGKNLTIHFVLSPQYRAKLEALTKLIERHQLRPVIDSVLSWDQVVLAHQRLEQGGTRGKIVLKFTEN; encoded by the coding sequence CGGTTCCCATACCAACACTGAAGGCGAATCAGGTGTTAGTCAGAGTTTGTGCAACCTCGATTAACCCGGTCGATTACCAAACTCGTCGTGGTGATTACAAGGAACTGGTTCGATTACCCGCCATCATTGGAGTTGATGTTTCAGGGGTGATTGAAGCAGTTGGCGAAGCCGTAACCGACTTCAAGGTGGGAGACAACGTGTATTACTCGCCGCAAGTTTTTGGAGAATTCGGTAGCTACGCTCAGTATCATGTGGCTGATGCAGCGATTGTTGCATTAAAGCCTACAAATCTATCGCACATTGAAGCAGCTTCTTTGCCGCTTGCAGGCGGAACGGCTTGGGATTGTCTAGTAACTAGGGGCAATCTACAAGTTGGTGAAACAGTTCTCATCCATGCGGGTGCGGGTGGAGTGGGTTCGATCGCAATTCAACTCGCCAAAGCAATAGGGGCATACGTTTTTGCAACGTGTAGTTCTAGAAACCGAGATTTTGTGACAGAACTGGGCGCAGATCGGGTGATTGATTACAAAAATGAAGATTACGTAGAAGTCATTCGTCAAGAAACAAATGGACTGGGTGTAGATTTAGTTCTAGATACGATCGGCGGAGAAACAATTCAGCGTAGTCTAGAAATCATTCGCCCCTTCGGTAGGCTCGTCAGCATTGTAGACATTGCAACTCCGCAATCGCTCCTTAAAGCATGGGGCAAGAACCTGACGATTCATTTTGTTTTGTCACCCCAGTACCGAGCAAAATTAGAGGCTTTGACAAAACTCATCGAGCGTCATCAGCTTCGCCCAGTGATTGATTCAGTATTGTCTTGGGATCAGGTTGTTCTGGCACATCAGCGTCTAGAGCAGGGAGGAACACGGGGCAAAATCGTGCTGAAGTTTACAGAAAATTAG
- a CDS encoding TolC family protein, which produces MSQAQGGLQSVRLRFQAGEDTQLDVISAEDELTQAEGDLSRAILNYN; this is translated from the coding sequence ATGAGTCAGGCTCAAGGAGGTTTGCAAAGCGTACGTTTGCGTTTTCAAGCAGGGGAAGATACCCAACTGGATGTGATTAGTGCAGAAGATGAACTAACACAAGCAGAAGGGGACCTCAGCAGAGCCATTTTGAACTACAACTGA
- the rppA gene encoding two-component system response regulator RppA, producing MRLLLVEDESVLGSAIKQTLNEEAYVVDWVLDGSEAWAYLESQWTQYTLAIFDWLLPGLSGLELCKRLRAQRNSLPVLLLTARDGLEDKVAGLDAGADDYLVKPFRMEELLARLRALQRRSPQFQPQQLQVGNLLLDYGSRMAYYCSPSGERQLIALLNKEFQLLEYFMQHPNQVITREQIVSRLWEVGSEPVSNVVAAQVRLLRRKLAEVDCERLIETLYGVGYRLNTSVCAEPPPEHESK from the coding sequence ATGAGACTTCTACTGGTCGAAGATGAGTCAGTTCTGGGTTCCGCTATCAAGCAAACCCTAAACGAAGAAGCCTATGTGGTTGATTGGGTGCTAGATGGCAGTGAAGCCTGGGCCTATCTAGAAAGCCAGTGGACCCAATACACATTGGCCATCTTCGACTGGTTGCTGCCTGGCTTGTCCGGGTTAGAGCTATGCAAGCGTTTGCGGGCACAGCGTAACTCCTTACCAGTTTTGCTCCTGACAGCAAGGGATGGCTTGGAGGATAAGGTTGCTGGGCTGGATGCGGGAGCGGATGATTACCTGGTAAAGCCTTTTCGGATGGAGGAATTGCTGGCGCGGTTGCGGGCGCTCCAGCGGCGGTCGCCCCAGTTTCAACCGCAGCAGCTTCAGGTGGGCAACCTCTTGCTAGATTACGGATCTCGAATGGCTTACTACTGCTCTCCCTCCGGCGAAAGACAGTTGATTGCTCTCCTCAACAAGGAGTTTCAGCTTTTGGAGTATTTCATGCAGCACCCCAACCAAGTAATTACTCGAGAGCAAATTGTCAGCCGTCTCTGGGAAGTCGGGTCGGAGCCTGTTAGTAATGTAGTAGCTGCTCAAGTTCGTTTGCTACGCCGCAAGCTGGCAGAGGTAGATTGTGAGCGTCTGATTGAGACTCTGTACGGCGTGGGCTATCGCCTCAATACCAGTGTTTGTGCAGAGCCTCCACCAGAGCATGAATCAAAATAA
- a CDS encoding efflux RND transporter periplasmic adaptor subunit, whose product MISPAHFRFTPRVQRLSGTLLSLSLLINPGAALAHVGHGNEFQGGAKANQASRDIRVDAETARRLGLKVEPVRRQRLAVGMKTTGQIEALPNQTVEVTTPIKGTVVRLLVAPGDTVKAGQAVAVLSSPELEELRVEAIQKRVEAEADLQRAQADLKLAQENYDRDRELQAEGAISRRHLLEAETELRRTQAEIKVAQSRIRLSSSAYEARLKQLKARANSEGLVTITAPITGVVSDREFSLGESAEEAGEPLMTILNGSRVWATASIYEKDLGQVVRGQQVRLTVASAPGKTFSGRIAQIGAAVEGETRVVPVRAELENANGLLKPGTFAELEILTQQTSKAVLTIPTSAVVEAGGHPTVYVQNGNAYQAVDVALGQTSGERVEVTEGLFEGDQVVTQRAPQLYAQSLRTGRPVSEAEGEAKEAASAKSDKQTSSTQIPWWVALPIGGAIAAGGFWAGRRTKPQMVLLRDPEYAGSYHTQGHPHQPAGWGEEPNEPQRPHDS is encoded by the coding sequence ATGATTTCCCCTGCCCACTTTAGGTTCACCCCACGCGTACAGCGTCTATCCGGAACGCTGTTGAGCCTATCGCTCCTGATTAACCCAGGTGCAGCTTTAGCCCACGTTGGACATGGCAATGAGTTTCAGGGCGGAGCCAAGGCAAACCAAGCGTCTAGAGATATCCGAGTTGATGCAGAAACGGCAAGACGGCTGGGGCTGAAAGTGGAGCCGGTGAGACGGCAGCGGCTTGCGGTTGGTATGAAGACTACAGGACAAATTGAAGCCCTGCCTAACCAAACGGTTGAAGTCACGACCCCCATTAAGGGAACGGTGGTTCGGCTTCTGGTTGCGCCAGGGGACACAGTAAAAGCGGGGCAGGCGGTAGCAGTTCTATCGAGTCCCGAATTAGAGGAACTGCGGGTTGAAGCTATCCAAAAACGGGTGGAAGCTGAGGCGGATCTCCAACGAGCCCAGGCGGATCTGAAGCTCGCCCAGGAAAACTACGACCGGGACCGAGAGTTGCAAGCGGAGGGAGCCATTTCCCGTCGTCATCTTTTGGAAGCTGAGACAGAACTCCGACGTACGCAAGCCGAGATTAAAGTGGCCCAATCCCGAATCCGTCTGAGCAGTTCCGCCTATGAAGCTCGCTTGAAACAGCTCAAAGCAAGGGCTAACAGCGAAGGACTAGTGACAATTACCGCGCCTATCACTGGGGTTGTTTCAGACCGAGAGTTCTCCTTAGGAGAATCGGCGGAAGAAGCAGGCGAACCGTTAATGACCATTCTCAATGGCAGCCGCGTCTGGGCAACTGCCAGCATTTATGAAAAAGATCTAGGACAAGTGGTACGGGGCCAGCAAGTCCGTCTCACTGTCGCTAGTGCGCCAGGCAAAACCTTCAGTGGGCGGATTGCGCAAATTGGTGCAGCAGTGGAAGGCGAAACCCGTGTGGTGCCGGTGCGAGCGGAATTAGAGAACGCCAATGGTTTGCTTAAACCTGGCACATTTGCTGAGCTAGAGATTTTGACTCAGCAAACTTCTAAGGCAGTGCTGACCATTCCGACAAGTGCGGTCGTGGAGGCAGGCGGTCATCCTACTGTCTATGTCCAGAACGGCAACGCCTATCAAGCGGTCGATGTCGCCCTGGGGCAGACCTCGGGGGAACGAGTAGAGGTGACTGAGGGCTTGTTCGAAGGCGACCAAGTGGTTACTCAGCGAGCACCTCAGCTCTACGCCCAGTCTCTGCGCACTGGACGTCCTGTATCAGAAGCTGAAGGAGAGGCGAAAGAGGCTGCTTCTGCCAAGTCGGACAAGCAGACGAGCAGTACTCAGATTCCCTGGTGGGTCGCTTTGCCAATTGGGGGAGCCATTGCCGCAGGCGGTTTCTGGGCAGGCCGACGGACTAAGCCTCAAATGGTGCTTCTGCGAGACCCGGAGTACGCCGGTTCTTATCACACTCAGGGTCATCCTCATCAGCCTGCTGGCTGGGGGGAAGAGCCTAACGAGCCGCAGCGACCCCACGACAGTTAA
- a CDS encoding helix-turn-helix transcriptional regulator, with protein sequence MTGLTQEQFGLQVGVSYETISQWENGRMQPS encoded by the coding sequence TTGACCGGATTAACGCAGGAACAGTTTGGGCTTCAGGTTGGGGTATCCTACGAAACCATTAGCCAGTGGGAGAACGGGAGGATGCAACCCTCCTAA
- a CDS encoding efflux RND transporter permease subunit, producing the protein MLNTLIKWSIARRWLVVLGGILVALWSFQVATQMPVDVFPSFAPPQVEIQTEAPGLAPEEVESLVTLPLESAINGTPGVQTVRSASAPSISVVRVIFNWGTDIYQARQLVTERLQQAQTKLPAGAETPQISPISSPIGTVIKYAFTSEATSLMEMRRIVDWQVTNRLLAVPGVSQVVVFGGDVRQYQVLVDPQKLKAFDVSLKAVTEASAAANANAPGGYLTSPDQELLIRGIGRIGSIEELEQSVITARNGTPIRLGDIAKVQVGAALKRGDASLNGQKAILVVVNKQPLADTPTVTRAIETAMTELKASLPKDVKVSVTFRQEDFIEASIANVREALVEGSFIVAAILIPFLMNWRTLVVSLTALPLSLLLGVLALNWLGQGLNTMTLGGLAVAIGSAVDDAIVDAENVYRSLRENRLAGNPVPPLQVVLAGCKEVRDSLFGATLITVVVFSPIFALAGVEGRIFTPMGIAYLVAVLASSLTALTITPALCAILLPYGHLPDREPWIARFFKRLYHPVLSFSMRRSKLILAVASASLVAAVVIAPSLGRVFLPEFQERSLINAVNLYPGTSLETTNQAGLAIQDALKNDPRFEAIALRSGRAPGDSDVGGVNFGELDVELSEQGVKDRKGSIEKLRQEFDKLPGVAANIGGFISHRLDEVLSGVRSAIAVKIFGPDLEQLRKLGVQVEDLMRTVEGVVDLQLEPQVPVRQIQIQFERVAAARYGLTIGELSEIVETALNGRVVSQVLEEQQTFDLVVWLEEDARRSLDTIRNLLVDTPTGQKIPLAQVAQIKYGTGPNTINRENVSRLIVVSANAAGRDLRSIVDDIRDKAQGVQLPPGYFIQYGGQFESEQRATQNILVFSAIAFVVISVLMYLTVKSIASTAMIMINLPLALVGGVIAVALTGGVISVASLVGFITLFGVATRNGLLLVDNYNTKFAAGVPLKEVLVSGSMERLNAILMTAFTSALGLAPLVFAGGAGKEILQPLAVVVLGGLFTSTALTLLVLPALYTLFGKILIPKQNRSEPHSETAAGLSF; encoded by the coding sequence ATGCTCAACACGCTTATTAAGTGGTCCATCGCCCGACGTTGGCTGGTGGTGCTTGGGGGCATTTTGGTCGCGCTCTGGAGCTTTCAAGTCGCGACGCAAATGCCGGTGGATGTCTTCCCAAGCTTTGCTCCCCCTCAGGTGGAGATTCAAACCGAAGCTCCTGGCTTAGCGCCTGAGGAAGTAGAGTCTTTGGTCACGTTACCGCTTGAGAGCGCGATTAATGGCACACCCGGCGTCCAAACTGTGCGCTCTGCCTCAGCGCCCAGTATTTCGGTTGTGCGGGTCATTTTTAACTGGGGAACTGACATCTACCAGGCTCGCCAGTTAGTAACAGAGCGCTTGCAGCAAGCTCAAACCAAGCTGCCGGCAGGCGCGGAAACGCCGCAAATTTCTCCCATCAGCTCCCCTATTGGCACTGTCATTAAGTACGCCTTCACCTCTGAAGCCACTTCTCTCATGGAGATGCGGCGCATCGTCGATTGGCAGGTCACTAACCGTCTTTTGGCCGTGCCGGGAGTGAGCCAGGTAGTGGTGTTCGGTGGGGATGTCCGCCAGTATCAAGTGCTAGTTGACCCTCAAAAGCTCAAAGCCTTTGATGTCTCTCTAAAAGCCGTGACCGAGGCAAGCGCCGCCGCCAACGCCAACGCACCTGGCGGTTATTTGACTAGCCCCGACCAAGAACTGTTGATTCGGGGGATTGGGCGGATTGGCTCGATTGAAGAACTTGAACAATCCGTGATTACTGCCCGTAATGGCACGCCGATCCGACTGGGGGATATCGCCAAGGTGCAAGTTGGGGCGGCGCTTAAGCGAGGGGACGCCAGCCTGAACGGCCAAAAGGCCATTTTGGTGGTGGTGAATAAGCAGCCCCTAGCTGATACACCCACGGTGACTCGTGCCATCGAGACCGCTATGACTGAGCTGAAGGCTAGCCTGCCCAAAGATGTCAAAGTGAGCGTAACCTTCCGGCAAGAAGACTTTATTGAGGCTTCGATTGCGAATGTCCGAGAGGCTCTAGTTGAAGGCAGTTTCATCGTGGCTGCCATTCTGATTCCTTTTCTGATGAATTGGCGCACGCTCGTCGTGAGTTTGACCGCCCTGCCATTGTCATTGCTATTGGGGGTACTGGCGCTCAACTGGTTGGGTCAGGGACTCAACACGATGACCTTGGGTGGCTTAGCAGTGGCGATTGGTTCTGCGGTTGATGATGCCATTGTGGACGCGGAAAACGTCTACCGTAGTCTGCGTGAAAACAGACTCGCGGGTAATCCGGTGCCACCGTTGCAGGTCGTCTTGGCAGGTTGCAAAGAGGTGCGCGACTCTCTCTTTGGGGCCACTTTGATTACGGTGGTTGTCTTCTCCCCAATCTTTGCGCTGGCAGGGGTTGAAGGTCGCATCTTTACGCCAATGGGCATTGCTTATTTGGTTGCGGTTCTAGCTTCTAGTCTGACAGCCCTCACGATTACTCCCGCGTTGTGCGCCATCCTACTGCCTTACGGTCACCTGCCAGACCGAGAGCCCTGGATCGCTCGCTTCTTTAAGCGGCTCTACCATCCAGTTTTAAGCTTTTCTATGCGTCGCTCTAAGCTGATTTTGGCCGTAGCTAGTGCAAGTTTAGTCGCAGCAGTAGTAATCGCACCTTCTTTAGGACGGGTGTTTCTGCCTGAGTTTCAAGAGCGTTCTCTCATTAACGCGGTCAACCTCTATCCTGGAACTTCCCTAGAAACGACTAACCAGGCGGGCCTTGCTATTCAAGATGCCCTAAAGAATGACCCTCGGTTTGAGGCCATTGCTCTGCGCTCCGGACGTGCACCGGGTGATAGCGATGTGGGGGGTGTCAACTTTGGGGAATTGGACGTCGAGCTCAGTGAGCAAGGGGTTAAGGATCGCAAAGGCAGCATTGAAAAATTGCGGCAAGAGTTTGACAAACTTCCAGGCGTAGCAGCCAATATTGGTGGCTTTATTTCCCATCGTTTGGATGAGGTGTTATCAGGAGTTCGGTCTGCGATTGCTGTCAAGATTTTTGGCCCTGACTTAGAGCAACTGCGCAAGCTTGGGGTTCAAGTTGAGGACCTGATGAGAACTGTAGAGGGAGTTGTCGATCTGCAACTCGAACCCCAAGTTCCGGTACGGCAGATCCAAATCCAATTCGAACGTGTTGCTGCCGCTCGCTACGGACTAACCATAGGAGAACTATCTGAGATTGTTGAAACAGCGCTGAATGGGCGAGTGGTCTCTCAAGTTTTAGAGGAGCAACAAACCTTCGATCTGGTTGTGTGGTTGGAGGAAGATGCTCGTCGTAGTCTAGATACAATTCGAAACTTGCTAGTTGACACGCCAACGGGCCAAAAAATTCCCCTAGCGCAAGTTGCCCAAATTAAATACGGGACGGGTCCCAATACGATCAATCGGGAGAATGTCTCCCGCTTAATCGTGGTGTCTGCTAACGCTGCTGGCAGAGACTTGCGCTCTATTGTGGATGACATTCGGGACAAAGCGCAGGGCGTGCAGTTGCCCCCTGGTTATTTCATTCAGTACGGTGGCCAATTTGAGTCTGAGCAACGAGCCACGCAGAACATCTTAGTTTTCAGTGCCATTGCTTTTGTGGTGATCAGCGTCTTGATGTACCTAACGGTCAAGTCCATTGCTTCTACGGCAATGATTATGATTAATTTGCCTTTAGCTTTGGTGGGTGGAGTCATCGCCGTGGCTCTAACGGGTGGCGTCATTTCAGTGGCCTCCTTAGTAGGCTTCATCACCTTGTTTGGGGTTGCTACTCGCAATGGCCTGCTACTAGTTGACAATTACAACACTAAATTTGCGGCTGGCGTACCTCTGAAAGAGGTGCTCGTTTCTGGCTCGATGGAGCGACTCAACGCCATCCTCATGACCGCTTTCACCTCAGCTTTGGGCTTAGCGCCTCTAGTTTTTGCCGGGGGTGCTGGCAAGGAAATTCTGCAACCTTTAGCCGTCGTCGTTCTAGGAGGGTTATTCACGTCCACAGCCTTGACCCTGCTGGTGCTGCCTGCTTTGTACACCCTTTTTGGCAAGATCTTAATTCCTAAACAAAACCGTTCTGAGCCTCATTCTGAAACGGCAGCAGGGTTGAGTTTCTAA